In bacterium, the genomic stretch CAGAAAAAGAAAGAAAAAGAAATAAAGAAAAAACAAAAAGGAATTGAAGTAAAAGAAATAAGATTTACACCAGGAACAAGTGAGCATGATTATAAGTTTAAAAAACAACATATTGAGAATTTTTTAAAAGAAGGAAATAGGGTAAGGGTTATTATATTTTTTAAAGGAAGGGCAATTTTACATAAGGAAAAAGGATATGAATTACTTGAAAAATTAACAAATGATTTAAGAGATATTGGAAAGGTAGAAATGAGTCCCAAAATGGAAGGAAATAGGTTAAGTGTGACTTTTATTCCTCTTTAAAAGGAGTGGGTATGCCAAAATTGAAAACAAAAAAATCAGTTGCTAAAAGGTTTAAAATTACAGGAACAGGTAAGGTTATGCATTATGGAGCAGGAGGAAGTCATCTTCTCTCAAATAAAAGCAGAAAGAGGAAAAAAAGAATTAAAAAAATTCAACAACTAAAAAATAAGGGAGATGTAAAAACAATAAAAAAGTTATTACCGTATAAATAGGAGAATTATATGCCAAGAACAAAAAATGCACCTAATTCCAGAAAAAGAAGAAAAAAAGTTCTTAAAAGAGCAAAGGGATATAAACAACTCAGGTCAAAAAGTTATAGAAGAGCAAAAGAATTCAGTGAGAAGGGATTGACATATGCTTTCAATGATAGAAAAAAGAAAAAAGGGAATTTCAGAAGATTATGGATAAAAAGAATTTCTGCTGCCTGTCAGATGCATAATATTTCTTATAGTGCATTCATTAATGGTATAAAAAAAGTTGGTATCAATCTTAATAGAAAGTCATTATCCGAAATTGCTTTTTACCAGCCAGATGATTTTGCTTTAATAGTTGAGAAGGTAAAAAAAGTGTTAAATGAAAAAATTTAGAAATTTTATAATTTTTCTTCTTTTAGTTTTCCTTTTTTACATAAATATTACTTTTACTCTTGGAGAAACATTTTCCTCAATTTTTTATCTCATTTCTTTTGATATTTCTTTTTCTGTTTTTATTATTATTGAAGTATTTTATTCATTCCAACTTTTAGACAACATAAGAAATTTACAAATAGAGATCTCAAAATTAAACCTGTCTTTAGGTGATTACCAATTAGAAGGAATACTTCTAACAACAATTATGTCTCTATTAGAAACAGAAGAATTAAAAGTTGAAGAAGTTATTGAAAAAATTGCTGAATCAGTAAAAAGTATATTTAAGGATGAAATTGTGGTAATTTATTTATTTGGAGGTAGATTTTTAAAAAAAGTAATAGGGGAGGATATAATTGAATTAGAAGAATTGGAAGAAATAAGTATAAAAAACAAACCACTTCTCATAAACAATACATCTTCTTTTATTATGTATAAAAATTTAAGTAATAAAGGAATTACATCTTTTATACTCACTCCATTTTATACAAGAAAAGTTGTTTCAGGAGTTCTTGGTGTTTTTTCGAAAAATAATAGGAAATTTACTCTTAAAGAGTTGGGACTTTTAAGAATGGTATCTGCTCCAACATCTTTGGTAATTGAAAATGCTGAATTATTTGAGAAAACAAAAATTCTTTCAATTACTGACTCATTAACATCTCTTTACAATAGAAGATTTTTTGAAACAAAATTAGAGGAAATTTTTTTAAAAGCAAAGGCAGAACAAAAAAAATTTTCTTTATGTATATGTGATATTGATTATTTTAAATATTATAATGATACAAATGGCCACCCAATGGGTGATATTGTTTTAAAAAATGTTGCAGAGATAATTAAAAATGGAGTAAAAGGTGGTGATATTGTTGCAAGATATGGAGGAGA encodes the following:
- the rpmI gene encoding 50S ribosomal protein L35, with product MPKLKTKKSVAKRFKITGTGKVMHYGAGGSHLLSNKSRKRKKRIKKIQQLKNKGDVKTIKKLLPYK
- a CDS encoding sensor domain-containing diguanylate cyclase, whose product is MKKFRNFIIFLLLVFLFYINITFTLGETFSSIFYLISFDISFSVFIIIEVFYSFQLLDNIRNLQIEISKLNLSLGDYQLEGILLTTIMSLLETEELKVEEVIEKIAESVKSIFKDEIVVIYLFGGRFLKKVIGEDIIELEELEEISIKNKPLLINNTSSFIMYKNLSNKGITSFILTPFYTRKVVSGVLGVFSKNNRKFTLKELGLLRMVSAPTSLVIENAELFEKTKILSITDSLTSLYNRRFFETKLEEIFLKAKAEQKKFSLCICDIDYFKYYNDTNGHPMGDIVLKNVAEIIKNGVKGGDIVARYGGEEFVIIFPDTEKENAIKVCEKLRKKIEEYKFPYEKNQPNGDLTVSFGVATFPDDALIPDELLKKADDYLYKAKEMGRNKVISA
- the rplT gene encoding 50S ribosomal protein L20; protein product: MPRTKNAPNSRKRRKKVLKRAKGYKQLRSKSYRRAKEFSEKGLTYAFNDRKKKKGNFRRLWIKRISAACQMHNISYSAFINGIKKVGINLNRKSLSEIAFYQPDDFALIVEKVKKVLNEKI
- the infC gene encoding translation initiation factor IF-3 is translated as MRKDRFQDKRYRVNYKISAPKVNLIGSDGKQFGIVSRDEAIKIANEMNLDVVEIVPNANPPVCRIIDFKKFLYEQKKKEKEIKKKQKGIEVKEIRFTPGTSEHDYKFKKQHIENFLKEGNRVRVIIFFKGRAILHKEKGYELLEKLTNDLRDIGKVEMSPKMEGNRLSVTFIPL